Within the Streptomyces sp. NBC_00353 genome, the region GGCGCGGCCGACGAAGGGACCACGCTCTCATGACGTCCACACCTGCCCACGTCACCCGTAAGCGGCCGACCGTGGCCGTCCTCGGCACCGGGATCATGGGATCAGGGATGGCGCGGAGCCTGCTCCGGGCGGGACTCGGCGTCCGTGCCTGGAACCGTACGCAGTCCAAGGCGGCTCCTCTCGCCGCCGACGGCGCCACAGTCACCGAGACGGCGGAGGAAGCCGTACGGGGCGCCGATGTCATCGTGACCATGCTCAACGACGGCCTGTCCGTCGCCGCCGCGCTCACCGCTGCCGCGTCGGGCGTGCACGGCGGTCAGATCCTGTTGCAGAGCTCCACCGTCGGACCCGACGCCACCGCTGATCTCGCCCAGCGGGCGGCGGACTTGGGACTCGTCTATCTCGACGCCCCGGTCGCCGGAACCAAGCAGCCCGCAGAACAGGGCGCGTTGACGGTCTTCGTCTCCGGCCCGTCCGCCGTCCGGCCGTCGGTGGAACCGGTGTTGGATGCGATCGGGCAGCGCACGGTCTGGGTCGGAGAGGCCCCTGGTGAGGCCTCGCGACTGAAGCTCGTGGTCAACACCTGGGTGATCAACATGGTGGGCAGCATTGCCGAATGCCTCAATCTTGCCGAGGGACTGGGCGTCGACCCGCAGTCGTTCCTCGACGTGATGAAGGGCGGCCCGCTGGACTCCGCCTACCTCCAGGGCAAGTCCGCGGCGGTCCTTTCCGGCGACCTCACCCCCAGCTTCGCCCTGTCCACCGCGCTCAAGGACACCCGCCTCATCCTCGAAGCCGCCGGACGGTCCGGGGTGATCCTTGACCTGGTCGCCGCG harbors:
- a CDS encoding NAD(P)-dependent oxidoreductase; this translates as MTSTPAHVTRKRPTVAVLGTGIMGSGMARSLLRAGLGVRAWNRTQSKAAPLAADGATVTETAEEAVRGADVIVTMLNDGLSVAAALTAAASGVHGGQILLQSSTVGPDATADLAQRAADLGLVYLDAPVAGTKQPAEQGALTVFVSGPSAVRPSVEPVLDAIGQRTVWVGEAPGEASRLKLVVNTWVINMVGSIAECLNLAEGLGVDPQSFLDVMKGGPLDSAYLQGKSAAVLSGDLTPSFALSTALKDTRLILEAAGRSGVILDLVAASADRFERAEAAGHGGEDMIATYYAGRPAEKADD